In Populus trichocarpa isolate Nisqually-1 chromosome 7, P.trichocarpa_v4.1, whole genome shotgun sequence, the following proteins share a genomic window:
- the LOC7462614 gene encoding uncharacterized protein LOC7462614 isoform X2 has product MAVTDAIEEPSPSSNFSQPPPRHFYVTVVDRLHFKMELLPAALPYPLWFVALLAINSTPSAPPSPTSPSFLLPLCDLAESDRNVILEEFRKATVRWSQIVNAGQSAGGGSGGETGNNNDESNTNNNKTKSHMIVVTDACLPLLALGEAPVSARVLINYELPSKETYLRRMATCLAADGIVINVVVGGEVITLKNIEESSSLVIAEMPINISEIL; this is encoded by the exons ATGGCAGTAACGGATGCAATTGAAGAACCATCCCCTTCTTCTAATTTCAG CCAACCACCACCGCGTCACTTCTACGTGACTGTCGTCGACAGACTCCACTTCAAAATG GAGTTGCTGCCCGCCGCCCTGCCCTACCCATTGTGGTTTGTTGCACTTCTCGCGATCAACTCGACGCCGTCTGCTCCGCCGTCTCCAACCTCCCCTTCATTTCTCTTGCCTCTCTG TGACCTAGCTGAATCGGACCGAAATGTAATTTTAGAGGAATTTAGGAAAGCAACAGTGAGGTGGAGCCAAATTGTAAATGCTGGTCAATCAGCCGGCGGCGGCAGCGGTGGTGAAACTggaaataataatgatgaaagtAATACTAACAATAATAAGACTAAATCACATATGATAGTTGTAACAGATGCCTGCCTTCCGCTTCTTGCGCTGGGCGAAGCGCCGGTTTCCGCTCGTGTTCTGATTAATTATGAATTGCCATCAAAG GAAACATATTTGAGACGCATGGCCACTTGCTTGGCTGCAG ATGGGATTGTAATCAATGTAGTTGTTGGTGGTGAAGTGATAACTCTTAAAAACATTGAAGAAAGCAGCAGCCTTGTCATAGCTGAAATGCCCATAAAT ATTTCTGAGATTTTATGA
- the LOC7462614 gene encoding ATP-dependent RNA helicase eIF4A isoform X1 produces the protein MAVTDAIEEPSPSSNFSQPPPRHFYVTVVDRLHFKMDTLVHLLGVAARRPALPIVVCCTSRDQLDAVCSAVSNLPFISLASLYSDLAESDRNVILEEFRKATVRWSQIVNAGQSAGGGSGGETGNNNDESNTNNNKTKSHMIVVTDACLPLLALGEAPVSARVLINYELPSKETYLRRMATCLAADGIVINVVVGGEVITLKNIEESSSLVIAEMPINISEIL, from the exons ATGGCAGTAACGGATGCAATTGAAGAACCATCCCCTTCTTCTAATTTCAG CCAACCACCACCGCGTCACTTCTACGTGACTGTCGTCGACAGACTCCACTTCAAAATG GACACGTTGGTCCATTTATTAGGAGTTGCTGCCCGCCGCCCTGCCCTACCCATTGTGGTTTGTTGCACTTCTCGCGATCAACTCGACGCCGTCTGCTCCGCCGTCTCCAACCTCCCCTTCATTTCTCTTGCCTCTCTG TACAGTGACCTAGCTGAATCGGACCGAAATGTAATTTTAGAGGAATTTAGGAAAGCAACAGTGAGGTGGAGCCAAATTGTAAATGCTGGTCAATCAGCCGGCGGCGGCAGCGGTGGTGAAACTggaaataataatgatgaaagtAATACTAACAATAATAAGACTAAATCACATATGATAGTTGTAACAGATGCCTGCCTTCCGCTTCTTGCGCTGGGCGAAGCGCCGGTTTCCGCTCGTGTTCTGATTAATTATGAATTGCCATCAAAG GAAACATATTTGAGACGCATGGCCACTTGCTTGGCTGCAG ATGGGATTGTAATCAATGTAGTTGTTGGTGGTGAAGTGATAACTCTTAAAAACATTGAAGAAAGCAGCAGCCTTGTCATAGCTGAAATGCCCATAAAT ATTTCTGAGATTTTATGA